A single genomic interval of Prunus dulcis chromosome 5, ALMONDv2, whole genome shotgun sequence harbors:
- the LOC117627450 gene encoding uncharacterized protein LOC117627450, which yields MVGEHFAPEGFEFKQIPKTHLKECSMVAIRDSPLSSYNDCSVFPPINHENLHLPSQPNKQHSDPLSPSPSSPSLSSSSSSSLSSFSPSDSDESGPVSPLSSGRQVRKPGQGTTWIGIRVEVVRSKLFAMASSFGFDKVWCFASGAGMAAGVFILLSLYLRARQRRYRNHLKLIVKEKDEKINKLLHQIAQMNEVLVARHRVLASKLAN from the exons ATGGTGGGCGAGCACTTTGCTCCAGAGGGCTTCGAATTCAAACAAATccccaaaacccatttgaaGGAATGCTCCATGGTCGCCATCAGAGACTCTCCTCTCTCATCCTACAATGACTGCTCTGTCTTCCCTCCAATCAACCACGAAAATCTCCACCTTCCATCACAACCCAATAAACAACACTCTGACCCATTATCGCCATCGCCATCTTCTCCATCACTATCATCTTCTTCGTCATCGTCGCTGTCCTCTTTTTCACCTTCCGATTCCGATGAATCAGGCCCGGTTTCACCGTTATCGTCAGGTAGGCAGGTCCGGAAACCTGGTCAAGGCACCACCTGGATAGGAATTCGGGTTGAAGTAGTGCGTTCGAAGCTTTTTGCCATGGCTTCCTCATTTGGGTTCGATAAAGTTTGGTGCTTTGCCTCTGGCGCGGGCATGGCGGCTGGGGTGTTCATATTGTTGTCCTTGTACTTGCGCGCTCGGCAAAGGCGGTATCGGAAtcatttgaaattgattgtgaaagagaaagatgag aaaattaataaactcCTGCACCAAATTGCTCAGATGAACGAAGTTCTGGTAGCTCGGCATAGAGTTCTGGCTTCAAAACTGGCTAATTGA
- the LOC117627442 gene encoding probable receptor-like protein kinase At5g61350, whose product MGREINGASMPQPFSSLPFLFLLLCVLTFSLTSFVSAKGNDSSPLTATFSPPDNFLIDCGSSQQTKLNDGRTFKSDRDTSSLLSTNEDVQASVDSITANASSNIASSSQPLYRTARIFSEKSTYTFYINKPGQHWIRLYFYPLPHETYNLTSAVFTVNTDKYVLLHDFSVTDSTTLVFKEYILNVTENRISLHFSPKKKSCAFVNAIEVVSAPDTLFNNSATSVSPVGDFNGLSNYAFQVRYRLNVGGPLLSPANDTLSRTWEPDNAYNAFPQGTQNVSVAPKAIKYPQSGATVLIAPNLVYASAQHMKDSATSQQNFNLTWKLNVEEDFSYLIRMHFSDVVSKALNTLYFNVYVNGMSAVSNLDLSSLTGALSTAYYKDFVLNATSISSENNTIRVQVGPGSTQSGSQDALLNGLEILKMSNIADSLDGLFGVDGSYKGPTGISTMKIVAGVGLGMGLTAMLLVVVVIVRWQRRPQGWEKRNSFSSWLLPLHSSQSSLFSSKSSSRRSGVFGSRKSKSGHSTYFSSTNCYGRSFTFSQLQNATQNFDEKVVIGVGGFGKVYLGVLEDGTKLAIKRGNPNSEQGINEFRTEMDMLSKLRHRHLVSLIGFCDENAEMILVYEYMANGPLRDHLYGSNQPPLSWKQRLEVCIGAARGLHYLHTGAAQGIIHRDVKTTNILLDENFVAKVSDFGLSKAAPTLEQTHVSTAVKGSFGYLDPEYFRRQQLTEKSDVYSFGVVLFEALCARPVINPALPREQVSLAEWAMQWHRKGMIEKIIDPYIASSVDSGSLRKFVEAAEKCLAEYGVDRPTMGDVLWNLEYASQLQEAASQIDPPEDKTSSLISLEKSSENDSKEGSAVGSAVGVSDDSEVTIGSPAFAQKGNIQGR is encoded by the coding sequence ATGGGGAGAGAGATAAATGGGGCATCAATGCCTCAGCCCTTCTCCTCCCTaccctttcttttccttctcctGTGCGTATTAACATTCAGCCTCACAAGCTTTGTTTCCGCCAAAGGCAATGACTCTTCTCCTCTTACAGCCACATTCTCTCCTCCTGATAATTTTCTCATCGACTGTGGCTCGTCACAACAAACCAAACTCAATGATGGCAGGACATTCAAATCGGACCGTGACACGTCTAGTCTCTTGTCCACAAACGAAGATGTGCAGGCTTCAGTTGATTCAATCACTGCCAATGCCTCTTCCAATATAGCATCTTCCTCTCAGCCTTTGTATCGCACTGCAAGAATTTTCTCTGAAAAATCCACCTACACTTTCTACATTAACAAACCAGGCCAGCATTGGATTAGGCTTTACTTCTATCCACTTCCACACGAAACATATAATTTGACAAGCGCTGTTTTCACAGTAAACACAGATAAGTATGTTCTTTTGCACGACTTCTCTGTGACAGACAGTACCACCTTGGTGTTTAAAGAGTACATTCTCAATGTCACAGAAAATCGGATTTCTCTCCATTTCAGTCCCAAGAAAAAATCCTGTGCATTTGTCAATGCTATTGAGGTTGTCTCTGCTCCTGATACTCTGTTCAATAATTCAGCCACATCAGTTTCACCGGTTGGTGACTTCAATGGCTTATCTAATTATGCTTTTCAAGTTCGATACCGGTTAAATGTTGGAGGTCCATTGCTATCTCCTGCAAATGACACATTGTCAAGGACTTGGGAGCCTGATAATGCATATAATGCATTTCCACAAGGAACTCAAAATGTGTCTGTGGCTCCCAAAGCCATCAAGTATCCACAGAGTGGGGCTACTGTGTTGATCGCCCCTAATTTGGTTTATGCATCCGCTCAACACATGAAAGACTCTGCTACAAGTCAACAAAATTTTAACCTCACCTGGAAGTTGAATGTTGAAGAGGACTTTTCCTATTTGATCAGAATGCATTTTAGTGACGTTGTGAGCAAGGCCCTTAATACTTTGTATTTCAACGTATATGTCAATGGGATGTCGGCCGTGTCCAATCTTGACCTTTCTTCACTCACGGGTGCCCTTTCCACTGCTTATTACAAAGATTTTGTGCTCAACGCCACATCAATCTCCAGTGAAAATAATACCATACGGGTTCAGGTTGGTCCCGGTAGTACTCAGTCAGGCTCTCAGGATGCACTTCTTAATGGATTGGAGATCCTAAAGATGAGCAACATAGCGGATAGCTTGGATGGTCTTTTCGGTGTTGATGGGTCATACAAGGGACCTACAGGAATAAGTACCATGAAGATAGTTGCTGGTGTTGGCTTGGGAATGGGTTTGACAGCAATGTTGTTAGTTGTTGTAGTTATTGTGAGGTGGCAAAGAAGACCTCAAGGTTGGGAAAAGAGAAATAGCTTCTCATCATGGCTGCTTCCTCTACATTCCAGCCAATCTAGCTTATTCTCCAGTAAGAGCAGCTCAAGAAGATCAGGCGTCTTCGGCTCACGCAAGAGCAAAAGTGGTCACTCAACCTATTTCTCTTCAACTAATTGCTACGGAAGGTCCTTCAccttcagtcaattacaaaaTGCAACACAAAACTTTGATGAGAAGGTAGTGATTGGTGTTGGTGGTTTTGGAAAAGTGTATCTTGGGGTGTTGGAAGATGGTACTAAGCTTGCTATAAAAAGAGGGAACCCAAATTCAGAGCAAGGCATTAATGAATTCAGAACAGAAATGGACATGCTCTCCAAGCTACGCCATCGCCACCTCGTTTCACTAATTGGGTTTTGTGATGAGAATGCGGAGATGATCCTTGTGTATGAGTACATGGCTAATGGACCGCTTCGTGACCACCTCTATGGCTCAAACCAACCACCATTGTCATGGAAACAAAGGCTTGAGGTTTGCATTGGCGCTGCTCGCGGTTTACATTACCTGCATACTGGTGCAGCACAAGGTATCATACACCGTGATGTAAAGACAACAAACATTCTCCTGGATGAGAATTTTGTTGCAAAAGTTTCTGATTTTGGCCTGTCAAAAGCTGCACCAACGTTGGAACAAACTCATGTCAGCACAGCTGTGAAGGGTAGTTTTGGTTATCTCGATCCTGAGTATTTCAGGAGGCAACAGCTTACTGAGAAATCTGATGTTTACTCTTTTGGTGTGGTGCTTTTTGAGGCACTGTGTGCAAGGCCTGTTATAAATCCGGCGCTGCCAAGAGAGCAGGTGAGTTTGGCTGAGTGGGCAATGCAATGGCACAGGAAGGGTATGATTGAGAAGATAATTGACCCTTATATTGCTAGCTCAGTCGACTCTGGTTCCCTGAGGAAGTTTGTAGAAGCTGCAGAGAAATGCCTGGCTGAATATGGTGTTGATAGGCCTACCATGGGAGATGTATTGTGGAACTTAGAGTATGCTTCACAGCTTCAAGAGGCAGCCTCGCAGATTGATCCTCCAGAAGATAAAACTTCCAGTCTCATTTCTTTGGAAAAATCGAGTGAAAATGACTCAAAGGAAGGCTCTGCTGTGGGCTCTGCTGTTGGAGTGAGTGATGATTCTGAAGTGACAATTGGTTCTCCTGCGTTTGCTCAAAAGGGAAATATCCAGGGGAGGTGA
- the LOC117627445 gene encoding LON peptidase N-terminal domain and RING finger protein 1 isoform X2, with protein MSDEAEPSSSGFGTDVPGDVEDYISAINCYSRANNVKPCDPVILGNRCAAYIRISKFLRHIPASASEYRALNGLDPTTHAELALKDVEKLMNLRSNSEKAFILKTEALVLLERYDMARDVILSGLQVDPFSNPLRECFQNLERIQANSTGRRSHRKAERSDDFDCTLCLKLLYEPVTTPCGHSFCRSCLFQAMDRGNKCPLCRTVLFISPRTCAISVTLNDIIQKNFPEEFAERKLENDTMTNFGVDLMPLFVMDVVLPFQKFPLNIFEPRYRLMVRRIMEGNRRMGMVIIDSSTGSIADFACEVEITECEPFPDGRLYLEIESRRRFRIIRSWDQDGYRVAEIEWVHDIYPSEGSRERVELQELTNNAAEYARLWIGRGKRAACQDRRRLERLLGMEAMMPSVQDPECFSFWLASLSNRRPNERLDLLRLRDTRERIQRGLIYLRAEEQGCQVQ; from the exons ATGTCTGACGAGGCAGAGCCTTCGTCCTCCGGGTTCGGCACGGACGTGCCTGGTGACGTGGAAGACTACATTTCG gCAATTAATTGTTACTCCAGAGCCAATAACGTTAAACCATGTGATCCTGTTATTCTTGGCAACCGATGTGCTGCTTATATCAG GATCAGTAAATTCCTTAGACACATACCGGCTTCGGCTTCTGAATATAGAGCACTGAATGGTTTGGATCCCACAACACATGCTGAA CTTGCTTTAAAGGATGTGGAGAAGCTAATGAACCTTCGAAGTAATTCAGAAAAAGCATTCATATTAAAGACCGAAGCTCTAGTTTTG TTGGAGAGATATGACATGGCCCGGGATGTTATTCTTTCTGGCCTTCAGGTTGATCCTTTTAG CAATCCTCTTCGGGAATGTTTTCAGAATTTAGAGAGAATACAAGCTAATTCCACAGGGAGGAGAAGCCATAGAAAAGCAGAACGCAGTGATGACTTTGATTGCACACTATGCTTGAAATTACTATATGAACCTGTCACAACTCCTTGTGGGCATTCTTTTTGTCGTTCATGCCTATTTCAGGCAATGGATCGAG GTAACAAATGTCCTTTGTGCCGAACAGTTCTTTTCATTAGTCCTAGAACATGTGCAATAAG TGTGACACTTAATGACATTATACAAAAGAACTTCCCAGAGGAATTTGCCGAAAGGAAGTTGGAGAATGATACAATGACAAACTTTGGTGTTGATTTGATGCCACTCTTTGTAATGGATGTTGTCCTCCCATTTCAGAAGTTTCCGCTAAACATTTTTGAACCTCGGTATAGACTTATG GTAAGGAGGATAATGGAAGGCAACCGTCGCATGGGAATG gTTATCATTGATTCTTCAACAGGTTCAATAGCTGATTTTGCTTGTGAAGTGGAAATTACTGA GTGTGAACCATTTCCAGATGGACGTTTATATTTAGAG ATTGAAAGTCGCCGACGGTTTCGTATAATTCGATCTTGGGACCAAGATGG GTACCGTGTTGCAGAGATTGAATGGGTACATGACATATATCCATCAGAAGGGtctagagagagagtagaA TTGCAGGAATTGACAAATAATGCAGCAGAGTATGCTCGGTTATGGATAGGGCGGGGTAAAAGAGCAGCATGTCAAG ATCGAAGACGACTTGAGAGACTTCTCGGCATGGAAGCGATGATGCCTTCAGTACAAGATCCTGAGTGCTTCAGCTTCTGG CTTGCTTCTTTATCGAACCGGCGTCCAAATGAAAGGTTGGATCTCCTACGCTTGCGAGATACAAGAGAG AGAATACAACGTGGACTGATATATCTCAGAGCAGAAGAGCAGGGTTGTCAAGTGCAATGA
- the LOC117627445 gene encoding LON peptidase N-terminal domain and RING finger protein 1 isoform X1, which yields MSDEAEPSSSGFGTDVPGDVEDYISANEGEPSLPWDIFSHVFDLVKNGNQAFRENRFEEAINCYSRANNVKPCDPVILGNRCAAYIRISKFLRHIPASASEYRALNGLDPTTHAELALKDVEKLMNLRSNSEKAFILKTEALVLLERYDMARDVILSGLQVDPFSNPLRECFQNLERIQANSTGRRSHRKAERSDDFDCTLCLKLLYEPVTTPCGHSFCRSCLFQAMDRGNKCPLCRTVLFISPRTCAISVTLNDIIQKNFPEEFAERKLENDTMTNFGVDLMPLFVMDVVLPFQKFPLNIFEPRYRLMVRRIMEGNRRMGMVIIDSSTGSIADFACEVEITECEPFPDGRLYLEIESRRRFRIIRSWDQDGYRVAEIEWVHDIYPSEGSRERVELQELTNNAAEYARLWIGRGKRAACQDRRRLERLLGMEAMMPSVQDPECFSFWLASLSNRRPNERLDLLRLRDTRERIQRGLIYLRAEEQGCQVQ from the exons ATGTCTGACGAGGCAGAGCCTTCGTCCTCCGGGTTCGGCACGGACGTGCCTGGTGACGTGGAAGACTACATTTCG GCTAATGAAGGAGAGCCATCATTGCCCTGGGACATATTTAGTCATGTTTTTGATCTTGTGAAGAATGGAAATCAGGCATTTCGAGAGAACCGCTTTGAAGAG gCAATTAATTGTTACTCCAGAGCCAATAACGTTAAACCATGTGATCCTGTTATTCTTGGCAACCGATGTGCTGCTTATATCAG GATCAGTAAATTCCTTAGACACATACCGGCTTCGGCTTCTGAATATAGAGCACTGAATGGTTTGGATCCCACAACACATGCTGAA CTTGCTTTAAAGGATGTGGAGAAGCTAATGAACCTTCGAAGTAATTCAGAAAAAGCATTCATATTAAAGACCGAAGCTCTAGTTTTG TTGGAGAGATATGACATGGCCCGGGATGTTATTCTTTCTGGCCTTCAGGTTGATCCTTTTAG CAATCCTCTTCGGGAATGTTTTCAGAATTTAGAGAGAATACAAGCTAATTCCACAGGGAGGAGAAGCCATAGAAAAGCAGAACGCAGTGATGACTTTGATTGCACACTATGCTTGAAATTACTATATGAACCTGTCACAACTCCTTGTGGGCATTCTTTTTGTCGTTCATGCCTATTTCAGGCAATGGATCGAG GTAACAAATGTCCTTTGTGCCGAACAGTTCTTTTCATTAGTCCTAGAACATGTGCAATAAG TGTGACACTTAATGACATTATACAAAAGAACTTCCCAGAGGAATTTGCCGAAAGGAAGTTGGAGAATGATACAATGACAAACTTTGGTGTTGATTTGATGCCACTCTTTGTAATGGATGTTGTCCTCCCATTTCAGAAGTTTCCGCTAAACATTTTTGAACCTCGGTATAGACTTATG GTAAGGAGGATAATGGAAGGCAACCGTCGCATGGGAATG gTTATCATTGATTCTTCAACAGGTTCAATAGCTGATTTTGCTTGTGAAGTGGAAATTACTGA GTGTGAACCATTTCCAGATGGACGTTTATATTTAGAG ATTGAAAGTCGCCGACGGTTTCGTATAATTCGATCTTGGGACCAAGATGG GTACCGTGTTGCAGAGATTGAATGGGTACATGACATATATCCATCAGAAGGGtctagagagagagtagaA TTGCAGGAATTGACAAATAATGCAGCAGAGTATGCTCGGTTATGGATAGGGCGGGGTAAAAGAGCAGCATGTCAAG ATCGAAGACGACTTGAGAGACTTCTCGGCATGGAAGCGATGATGCCTTCAGTACAAGATCCTGAGTGCTTCAGCTTCTGG CTTGCTTCTTTATCGAACCGGCGTCCAAATGAAAGGTTGGATCTCCTACGCTTGCGAGATACAAGAGAG AGAATACAACGTGGACTGATATATCTCAGAGCAGAAGAGCAGGGTTGTCAAGTGCAATGA
- the LOC117628140 gene encoding uncharacterized protein LOC117628140, whose product MQEDHPRISMAKAGKILRKSVHTFLQNYQFFTSIVALIALPFSASVLISQALVPSSSSLLPTIYIRLQSLFDAAGFPPSSEFFSILNHKLSQTISSSIFTIPFTLTFLLITKASVIQYLNHRKPTTFSSHPSFSSVISLYIPLLHTHIFNSFLILAANATVFSLLFIAFNFLEGFGFSSPNTLLFLSASGAVLYSIVLANAFIICNLSLVLSGTERSGGYLAILKACILIRGRTATALSLALPVNLALAAIEALFQYRVVRACHFAGKLGSSMALEGLLIAYLYSVLVVLDTIVSFMFFKSCKPSSWADQEGKHSCGIEYRDEESCGGYGNLKTLKELP is encoded by the coding sequence ATGCAAGAAGACCACCCAAGAATTTCAATGGCAAAAGCAGGCAAGATTCTGAGAAAATCAGTTCATACTTTTCTTCAGAACTACCAATTCTTCACCTCAATTGTGGCACTCATTGCTTTACCCTTCTCAGCTTCAGTTCTCATCTCTCAAGCATTGGTTCCTTCAAGCTCTTCTCTTTTGCCCACCATTTACATCCGCCTTCAGAGTCTTTTTGATGCTGCAGGCTTTCCTCCCTCTTCAGAATTCttctcaattctcaaccaCAAGCTTTCCCAAACAATCTCTTCCTCAATCTTCACCATACCATTCACCCTCACCTTCTTGCTCATAACCAAAGCCTCTGTGATTCAATATCTCAATCACCGAAAGCCAACAACTTTCTCATCAcacccttctttttcttctgtcaTTTCTCTCTACATCCCACTCCTCCACACCCATATTTTCAACTCATTCTTGATCCTCGCTGCTAATGCAACCGTGTTTTCTCTGCTATTCATTGCCTTCAATTTTCTTGAAGGATTTGGGTTCTCGTCTCCCAACACCCTCCTCTTCTTATCAGCATCTGGGGCTGTTCTTTATTCTATAGTTCTTGCCAATGCTTTCATAATATGCAACTTGTCATTGGTTTTATCAGGGACAGAGAGGAGTGGTGGCTACTTGGCAATTCTCAAGGCATGTATTTTGATAAGAGGAAGAACTGCAACTGCTTTGTCTCTGGCTCTGCCTGTCAACTTGGCCCTGGCTGCAATCGAAGCATTGTTCCAATACCGGGTTGTAAGAGCTTGTCATTTTGCAGGAAAGCTTGGATCTTCCATGGCTTTAGAGGGGCTTTTGATTGCTTATTTGTACTCAGTTCTTGTTGTTCTTGACACAATTGTGAGCTTTATGTTCTTTAAAAGCTGCAAGCCAAGTTCTTGGGCTGATCAAGAAGGTAAACACTCTTGTGGGATCGAATACAGAGACGAAGAAAGTTGTGGTGGCTATGGAAATTTGAAGACTCTGAAAGAGCTTCCATGA